In Triticum urartu cultivar G1812 chromosome 6, Tu2.1, whole genome shotgun sequence, the following proteins share a genomic window:
- the LOC125516915 gene encoding agamous-like MADS-box protein AGL29, giving the protein MSMAPKRKLSMGRQKIEIRRIESEEARQVCFSKRRAGLFKKVSELAVLCGAEVAAVVFSPAGKAFSFGHPSVEAILDRFIPSAAAQVGAAAGLGAAGDRNLAELNRQYGQLREQLEAEKARKDRAEEAMAEERAKGSPAAAWLDADLRDLGEEELMAFAAALADVQTAVSARANQVLQEALDVGRARSASRMLLAPPPPQQQLAGGGGFEFANSRNEMEMQQMLMAMPPPPEFAATGMEMVQQGLGQNAGFPY; this is encoded by the coding sequence ATGTCGATGGCGCCGAAGCGGAAGCTCAGCATGGGGCGGCAGAAGATCGAGATCCGGCGGATCGAGAGCGAGGAGGCGCGCCAGGTCTGCTTCTCCAAGCGCCGGGCGGGGCTGTTCAAGAAGGTGAGCGAGCTGGCCGTGCTCTGCGGCGCCGAGGTGGCCGCCGTCGTCTTCTCCCCGGCCGGCAAggccttctccttcggccacccCTCCGTCGAGGCCATCCTCGACCGCTTCATCCCCTCCGCCGCCGCGcaggtcggggcggcggcgggcctCGGCGCCGCCGGCGACCGCAACCTCGCGGAGCTGAACCGGCAGTACGGCCAGCTGCGCGAGCAGCTGGAGGCGGAGAAGGCGCGGAAGGACCGCGCGGAGGAGGCCATGGCGGAGGAGCGCGCCAAGGGCAGCCCGGCGGCGGCGTGGCTCGACGCCGACCTGCGCGACCTGGGGGAGGAGGAGCTCATGGCCTTCGCCGCCGCGCTGGCGGACGTGCAGACCGCCGTCTCCGCGCGCGCCAACCAGGTGCTCCAGGAGGCGCTCGACGTCGGCCGCGCCAGGAGCGCCAGCCGCATGCTCCTCGCACCCCCGCCGCCGCAGCAGCAGCTCGCGGGCGGTGGTGGCTTTGAGTTCGCGAACTCCAGGAATGAGATGGAGATGCAGCAGATGTTGATGGCCATGCCGCCACCGCCGGAGTTCGCCGCCACCGGAATGGAGATGGTGCAACAGGGGCTCGGGCAGAACGCCGGCTTCCCCTActga